Sequence from the Fibrobacter sp. UWR2 genome:
AAGTGCTTGAAATCGTCCGCTTTAGCTACGCGCCATCCTCTAGGGCAAAGCGTATAGACGCTGTCCCAAAAGAATTCCATTTCTGTAATACGGCCAAGAAGATTGAACTCCAGGGACTCAAAAACATAGAATCTGCCATAAGTGTCGCAATTCGCCGAAAGGCTATCGTAACAGACACTGTACTTGAGATTGTATTTCAGATTTTCGGCCATCCAGACCTGGTCCCCGATGGTAGTGTATGCATATTCATTGCTATCGCGTTCGTCTATAAAAGTTCCACGCGCACTTGCTGGGCAAAGGGTCGCAAAATCTACGGGTTCCGGACTAGACGACGTGGAGTCGTCACATCCGACAAAGGCGCAAACACAAAGGAGCACAAATAACTTAAGTATTGCCTTGTTCATATCTTAATCCTTTACGCAGCGAATGAAGTCCGACGAATGATAGTATTCTTCCCATCGTTGAACCGAATCGCTTCTGGAATAAAAAATGTAGCTGTAAAAAATATCGTGATAATATCTCCCTGTCGAGTCCTCGGCATAGGCAGACATGTTCGGAACATGGGTGCTACTCATGAATGATCCATAATAATTTTTTTTGTAGTCAGATTCGTCGTTACTTGAAAAAAACATTGAACCAGGTTTCATATCAAAGCCGCAAGCATCC
This genomic interval carries:
- a CDS encoding FISUMP domain-containing protein, which translates into the protein MNKAILKLFVLLCVCAFVGCDDSTSSSPEPVDFATLCPASARGTFIDERDSNEYAYTTIGDQVWMAENLKYNLKYSVCYDSLSANCDTYGRFYVFESLEFNLLGRITEMEFFWDSVYTLCPRGWRVAKADDFKHLREQVQADAKSLISTSDGGNDLCGFNLKLAGKYGYKDGERQFYGKGSLASLWTQTRSDVDAAYTQTIDDREEIPDLYAGYGNILSSSWVNYMGNIRCVKE